In the bacterium SCSIO 12741 genome, AATGCGCAAAACCCATCGAATAGGTCAAGAGCAGAAAAAGGGACACTATTACCTTCTTGAATTTCAAATCCCTACAAAAGTAGAAGTTCTTTTTCAATTTTGAATTTCGAATTCTGAATTCTCAATCTCATGATCCATCTTTCTCCGAGCGGGACCCATTTCGAAATTCAGAATTCAGAATTCAACATTCAGTGTTCAATCAGCCCAAAAAGGCACTGTACATCCAAACGGTTTTTTCCTGTTCGCGGATGTAATCGCTCATTAAAGCGTTGGTACCTTCATCATTGGCTTCGTCGCTCAAATCGAGCAATTGACGTTGCTTGCGAATTAGGATTTCAAAACTATCCAGTAGAGATTGCACGCAGGCATTTCCATCACTGGTATTCTTTACTTCTTTGATTTCGGATACCTCCAGGTAATCGGTAAAAGCATGTACGGGCGACTTACCAATGGTCAACACCCGTTCGGCTAATTCGTCCACCTTCAGCAACAGATCGTTGTAGAGTTCTTCAAACTTGACATGAAGTTCAAAAAACTTTTCTCCTCGGATGTTCCAGTGAAATCCTCTTACATTCATGTAAAACACCTGATAGTTTGCCAGTAGGTCATTGAGTTTATCTGCCAATTCTTCGGCTTGAGTGGGGTCTAATCCTATTTTGTTCATAGCTATTTGTGTTATTATGTTCCCGTTCATTTTGAACGTTGCTTCACAAAGATCGGTAAGTCCAATTTGGAAGGCAAGTGTGAACCGGATGATAAAAATCAGTTTTAATTCATCTTAACATTCACCGTTTTAGGGATTCATCAAGATACATTTTTAAAATATGTTTTCCGGTTTTGAGCGGAAGGCAGTAAATTCGCCTCATGAGCCTCAACCTCTGGTCGGTTATCCTGGTAGCGTCCCTGTCTCAATCTGTTTTTCTGGGTGCCATGTTTGCTCTTCGACCTACTACCAACAAGAGAGCTTTGAGCCTGCTTCTTGGTTTATTGTTTGTCCTGTTTCTAATCCACATCAACAACCTTTGGTACGCCAGTTATCTGTATCAGAGTATACCCGGTGTAGCAGGCTTTGCCATGGGCATGATTCTATTAATAGGCCCCTTAATTTACCTTTACGTTCAATCCATTGTTAAACCTTCTTTTACCTTTCATACCAGGCATTTGCTCCATGGCCTTCCTTATTTATTGGTTTTGTCGGGCTTAATCATCCAAGACTCGGCCTTAAACGAGGAAGAAATGCGGCAAATGGTGGATGTATTTATGGCCGGTGAAATGCCTGTGAGTTGGCCTTGGATCCTTCGTTTTATCTTCTACGCTTCTCACTTGTTGTTTTATCTGCATTTATCCCGAAGAGTATTGACCGATTCTGAGCAGCAAGATGCGGACAACTATCAGGTTTCCCTGGCCGAACGGGGAAAATGGATTCACAAAATGTCTATTGCATTTTCCATAATAGCCTTGATTTTAGTTGGCGCCACCTTTATGATGCTTGTTACCGGCAAGTATTCTGCTGATGGGAACTTTATCATTACCACGATTCTATCGCTCATCATTTACCTGATTGGCTACCAAACCTTGCTTCACAATCAAACCGTGTTGCCGGGATTTGATACTCGCTATGCCACCCTCAAAATTCAACCCGGAACCAAGGACCTATTGATGGAAAAGTTGAATGTGCTTTTTGAAAAGGAAAAAATCTTTACCGATCCGGATATCAAATTGTCATCCTTGGCTGAAAGATTGAATACTCAGCCCCATGTTCTTTCTCGGTTAATCAACACCCAATTGAAGCAAAGTTTTTCAGAGCTTTTGAATCAATACCGAATCGAAGAATTCAAGAAAAAGGCACTGGATCCCGAGTTCTCCCACTACTCTATTATTGGTATTGCCTATGAAGTGGGATACAACAGCAAGTCGTCCTTTAACACGGCTTTTAAGAAGCAAACTGGATTAACCCCTTCTCAATTTTTAAAAAAGTCCTGAAAAGAGGTTCGAATTTATAAATCCGAACGCTGAACTGCTGCTATACCGGCATTTTTGCGCCATGTTACTTCCTATCCACCCCACGCACCGCAGCACGGATGTCACGCTCAAAACGGTGGCATCTCCCTACCTGGTAACGAAATGTTTTTCCTGCGCTCCCGAGCATGAGAATAGGTTAAAACAAATGCTCCTGGAAACCATCCCTCAAGCACTCCTCGCCGAGGGATGCCAGGAACATTTAGTTTTTAGAAACCCGCTCACCCGTGAATGGATCGTGTTCTCGAGTTGGGAAGAAGAAATTCAGTATAAAAAACACCAAAACAACACGACGATTGAAATTCAACTTCAGGAGTTGATTCAATCGGGAATCGTTAGCAGTCACCCTTTAATTGAAGATACATTTGAACGAATAGAATAATGAAAAAAACATACTTAGCCTTGTTAGCCAGCCTGCTGATCTTAGTGGGTTGTTCAGAAAGAAAAATGCCCGGGGAAGATGCCTGGAAAGGAATACTACACCTCGAAAAAAAGGGAGATAACAAGATAGAACTGAGCTTTGATTTTGAACAAAGCACGGGAATCTTTTTGATGCCAGATTTGATTCCCATTCCTCTCGATTTGCATACGGTAAAAGAAAAGAATGATTCCGTATGGTTTTCGGTGGATTTCCGCTCAGGACCGGCTCAATTTTCAGCCTTGAGGACAGGCGATACTATTCGTGGATTTATGTACACAGAACATCTTGACCCTACTCCTTTTTGGCTCTCAAAAAACGAAGAAAGAATCAGTTTATATGATCAACCAAAACCACCTAAGGACCAGCCTATTGTAATAAAAACAAAATCACAGACCGCAACAGAACTCGACACCAAAGTCAGGTTAGAAAAATTGTTGAAGGAATATGATCTGGAACCCTACCTCTACACCAAAGAAATACTCATTCAAGACAGTACCATTCCTCATAGTCATCCGGTGCTAACCATGACTACCCGAGACAGTGCTCCAGACCTTATTCTATCCACCTTTGTACATGAGCAAATGCACTGGTATACATTGCACAAAAACGAGGTTTCGGAAGAGGTCATGGAAGAGATTAAAAAGCGCTATCCCAAGGTACCCATCAAACTTCCAGAAGGTGGCGGGTCAGAGTATGGCACTCACCTACATTTGGTGGTCAATTACCTGGAATATGAAATTCTGATTCGGGAATTAGGACAAGAGCGAGCCAAAGCCGTTATGGATCATTGGAGCAACCACCACTATACCTGGATCTACAAACAGGTGCTGAAGGATTATGATGAACTGGGCGAGTTGTTGGAGTCTCACGGGTTAAATCTGCCCAAGGAGAAGTCCTAAACAACCTATCATTCCCACGTTTTGAAAAGAACCCTCTACAAAAAAGAGAGGGTTAATCGCAGCTATGAAATAAAATGAGGGAGCTATGAAATGTTAGAATAGTGAAAAGGGAGCCCGGCTACATTTGACCTGTAATCCTAAAAATAACCACTATGATAACTCTTCAACAGATGAAATACAGCCTCTTGTTGCTTGCTATTTTCCTACTTTCTCTTCCTGCTCTGGGTCAGGGCGATCGGGTCATCCTGAACAACACAACGGGTTGCTATTTTAGCGTGCACC is a window encoding:
- a CDS encoding DNA starvation/stationary phase protection protein is translated as MNKIGLDPTQAEELADKLNDLLANYQVFYMNVRGFHWNIRGEKFFELHVKFEELYNDLLLKVDELAERVLTIGKSPVHAFTDYLEVSEIKEVKNTSDGNACVQSLLDSFEILIRKQRQLLDLSDEANDEGTNALMSDYIREQEKTVWMYSAFLG
- a CDS encoding AraC family transcriptional regulator, whose protein sequence is MSLNLWSVILVASLSQSVFLGAMFALRPTTNKRALSLLLGLLFVLFLIHINNLWYASYLYQSIPGVAGFAMGMILLIGPLIYLYVQSIVKPSFTFHTRHLLHGLPYLLVLSGLIIQDSALNEEEMRQMVDVFMAGEMPVSWPWILRFIFYASHLLFYLHLSRRVLTDSEQQDADNYQVSLAERGKWIHKMSIAFSIIALILVGATFMMLVTGKYSADGNFIITTILSLIIYLIGYQTLLHNQTVLPGFDTRYATLKIQPGTKDLLMEKLNVLFEKEKIFTDPDIKLSSLAERLNTQPHVLSRLINTQLKQSFSELLNQYRIEEFKKKALDPEFSHYSIIGIAYEVGYNSKSSFNTAFKKQTGLTPSQFLKKS